The proteins below are encoded in one region of uncultured Eubacteriales bacterium:
- the bssD gene encoding Benzylsuccinate synthase activating enzyme, translating to MTEGESMKTQKRLTGRVYDIQGFSVQDGPGIRTTVFLKGCPLRCPWCHSPESQAFEPQVCWIAMRCVGVADCGRCLGVCPAGALSPGRTSQSAASGGEVRLVHIDRRLCTNCGKCAEACYPKALYVCGTDYTPEEIVERACRDMPFYERSGGGVTISGGEALSQSVFTAAVLRGLKERGVHTALDTTGFAPWKSVEAALPYTDLFLYDLKHMDSEAHRRVVGVPNELILENARRIAAAGGKLQIRIPVIPRFNDSDENIDAAAAFCRELGGAVTMVQLLPYHNLGVVKYQRIDEDRRVPEAAPPTEERMAELKARVEGFGLKVTVH from the coding sequence GTGACGGAAGGCGAAAGCATGAAGACGCAAAAAAGACTGACAGGGCGGGTTTACGACATACAGGGATTCTCCGTGCAGGACGGACCGGGGATACGCACCACCGTCTTTCTCAAGGGCTGTCCCCTGCGTTGTCCCTGGTGCCATAGCCCGGAGTCCCAGGCCTTCGAGCCCCAGGTATGTTGGATTGCCATGCGGTGCGTGGGTGTGGCGGACTGCGGCCGCTGTCTGGGCGTCTGCCCCGCCGGGGCGCTGAGTCCCGGCAGGACTAGCCAGAGCGCCGCCTCCGGCGGGGAGGTCCGGCTGGTACATATCGACCGCAGGCTCTGCACCAACTGCGGGAAATGCGCGGAGGCCTGCTACCCCAAGGCCCTGTACGTCTGCGGTACCGATTATACCCCGGAGGAGATCGTGGAGCGGGCATGCAGGGACATGCCCTTCTATGAGCGCTCCGGCGGCGGGGTCACCATCTCCGGGGGCGAGGCCCTCAGCCAGAGCGTGTTCACGGCGGCGGTGCTCAGGGGCCTGAAGGAGCGTGGGGTGCATACCGCGCTGGACACCACCGGTTTCGCCCCATGGAAGAGCGTGGAGGCCGCCTTGCCCTATACCGACCTCTTCCTCTACGACCTCAAGCACATGGATAGCGAAGCCCACCGGCGGGTGGTGGGGGTACCCAACGAGCTCATTCTGGAAAACGCCAGGAGGATCGCGGCGGCGGGGGGAAAGCTCCAGATCCGCATTCCTGTGATCCCCCGGTTCAACGACAGCGATGAGAACATCGATGCCGCCGCCGCCTTCTGCAGAGAGCTGGGCGGGGCGGTCACCATGGTCCAGCTCCTGCCCTACCACAACCTGGGGGTGGTGAAGTACCAGCGCATCGACGAGGACCGCCGGGTCCCGGAGGCCGCGCCCCCCACCGAGGAACGAATGGCCGAGCTCAAGGCCCGCGTGGAGGGATTCGGGCTGAAGGTAACCGTGCATTAG
- a CDS encoding Transporter, major facilitator family protein translates to MSTDVMTEGLTAARVHGGRRWLYAGVGLVVLLAAGFVYGWSIFSAPIGADFPEWTAAQLSLAFTICIAFFCLGGFLAGNLSKRIPVRVNVLFSAAMFLAGFFLVSRAQSLPMLYVSYGVLCGTASGFAYNSVMSTMTRWFPDCQGMISGVLLLGFGSSSMILGSLFNAATPARAGAWRHTFLVMGVVIAAVVALGALFFKLPPPDPAAPKARRDRGQAGRDLTPAQMVRTPCFWFFFLWMALISGVGLAVISQARHFAAAIGAGVEGGTITLAVGLISVCNGLGRAIFGGVFDTLGWKRTMTIVNGVSLVGVALLAAALFTGWFPLVAAGFIVTGLAYGGAPTMGSALVGDFFGQKNYPVNFSIVNMNLLLASFAGTLAGVLYDGSGSYVSTLAAIALCSAAAFAIMHCIRRPK, encoded by the coding sequence ATGAGTACGGATGTGATGACGGAGGGGCTCACGGCGGCCCGGGTCCACGGCGGCAGGCGGTGGCTCTATGCCGGGGTGGGTCTGGTGGTCCTTCTGGCCGCCGGGTTCGTGTATGGATGGAGTATTTTCTCCGCCCCCATCGGGGCGGACTTCCCGGAGTGGACGGCGGCCCAGCTCTCCCTGGCCTTCACCATCTGCATCGCGTTTTTCTGCCTGGGGGGATTTCTGGCGGGAAACCTCTCCAAGCGGATCCCCGTCCGGGTGAACGTCCTCTTCTCGGCGGCAATGTTCCTGGCGGGTTTCTTCCTGGTGTCCAGGGCGCAGTCCCTGCCCATGCTCTATGTGAGCTACGGCGTGCTCTGCGGCACGGCCTCCGGGTTTGCTTACAATTCGGTCATGAGCACGATGACGCGCTGGTTCCCCGACTGCCAGGGGATGATCTCCGGCGTACTGCTTCTGGGCTTCGGCTCCAGCAGCATGATCCTGGGCAGCCTCTTCAACGCGGCGACCCCGGCCCGGGCAGGCGCCTGGCGGCATACCTTCCTCGTTATGGGGGTGGTCATCGCGGCGGTCGTCGCGCTGGGAGCTCTTTTCTTCAAGCTGCCGCCGCCTGACCCGGCGGCGCCTAAAGCCCGGAGGGACAGGGGTCAAGCAGGTCGGGACCTTACCCCAGCGCAGATGGTGCGCACCCCTTGCTTCTGGTTCTTCTTTCTGTGGATGGCCCTTATCAGCGGCGTGGGTCTGGCGGTCATCTCCCAGGCCAGGCACTTCGCCGCCGCCATCGGCGCGGGGGTGGAGGGGGGGACCATCACCCTGGCCGTGGGCCTCATCTCGGTCTGCAACGGCCTGGGCCGGGCCATCTTCGGCGGGGTGTTCGACACTCTGGGCTGGAAACGCACCATGACCATTGTCAACGGCGTGAGCCTGGTTGGGGTCGCTCTGCTGGCAGCCGCGCTCTTCACCGGGTGGTTTCCCCTGGTGGCGGCGGGTTTCATCGTCACCGGCCTTGCCTACGGCGGCGCGCCGACCATGGGCTCCGCCCTCGTGGGCGACTTCTTCGGGCAGAAGAATTACCCCGTGAATTTTTCCATCGTGAACATGAATTTGCTGCTGGCCTCCTTTGCGGGCACTCTGGCCGGAGTGCTCTATGACGGCAGCGGCAGCTATGTCAGCACCCTGGCGGCTATCGCCTTGTGCAGCGCGGCGGCGTTCGCCATCATGCACTGCATCCGGCGGCCCAAATAG
- the eutE gene encoding putative aldehyde dehydrogenase, ethanolamine utilization protein (Evidence 3 : Function proposed based on presence of conserved amino acid motif, structural feature or limited homology; PubMedId : 10464203, 16291677; Product type pe : putative enzyme), whose amino-acid sequence MSGNYGIFDTVAECIAAAKEAQHELVTKFTLEDRDRFIGSIRKAMMEQMEDFANLEFEETGYGRIEDKIQKNTGAVMLSQGTEAIPQNMYASDKGLTVEYYAPYGVIGAVTPVTNPAATVVGNGIACIAAGNAVIFNAHPNGKRTSGKAVQELNKAITAAGGPANLLSMPANPDLETLDEIMASPVVKLLVGTGGPGMVATLMKSGKKVIAAGAGNPPSIIDETADLPKAAAGVYGSSSFDNNLLCIAEKEMFVVDAIYDQFLRELQAVGARLLTAEEAEKVTRLVILTDPRSGEQVINKKYVGKCTNVILADAGIQPSGDPRIAIFEAAVDHPLVQIEQMMPVIPVVRCKDFAQAMAWAVETEHDCKHSASIWSRDIYRVTAFGTAVNTTIFVQNGGTMAAFGLGGSGTNAPTIATPTGEGVTGPQTFTRRRRFCMADGGNYLL is encoded by the coding sequence ATGAGCGGTAATTACGGCATTTTTGACACGGTGGCGGAGTGTATCGCGGCGGCCAAGGAGGCCCAGCACGAGTTGGTGACCAAGTTTACCCTGGAGGATCGGGACCGTTTCATCGGCAGCATCCGCAAGGCCATGATGGAGCAGATGGAGGACTTTGCCAACCTCGAATTTGAGGAGACCGGGTATGGCCGCATCGAGGATAAGATCCAGAAGAACACCGGCGCGGTGATGCTCTCTCAGGGCACCGAGGCCATCCCCCAGAACATGTACGCCTCCGATAAGGGCCTCACCGTGGAGTACTACGCGCCCTACGGCGTTATCGGCGCGGTGACCCCCGTCACCAACCCCGCCGCCACGGTGGTGGGCAACGGAATTGCCTGTATCGCCGCGGGCAACGCCGTCATCTTCAACGCGCATCCCAACGGCAAGCGCACCTCCGGCAAAGCGGTGCAGGAGCTCAACAAGGCCATCACCGCAGCCGGGGGGCCCGCCAATCTGCTGTCCATGCCCGCAAATCCCGACCTCGAGACCCTGGACGAGATCATGGCATCCCCGGTGGTGAAGCTGCTGGTGGGCACCGGCGGCCCCGGCATGGTGGCCACGCTGATGAAGTCGGGCAAGAAGGTCATCGCGGCCGGCGCGGGCAATCCCCCCTCCATTATCGACGAGACTGCCGACCTTCCCAAGGCCGCCGCCGGGGTGTACGGCTCCTCTTCCTTCGATAACAACCTCCTGTGCATCGCTGAGAAGGAGATGTTCGTGGTGGACGCCATCTATGACCAATTCCTCCGGGAGCTCCAGGCCGTGGGCGCCCGCCTCCTCACCGCCGAGGAGGCCGAGAAGGTCACCCGGCTTGTCATCCTCACCGACCCCAGGTCCGGCGAGCAGGTGATCAACAAAAAGTACGTCGGCAAGTGCACCAACGTCATTCTGGCCGACGCGGGCATTCAGCCCAGCGGGGACCCCCGCATCGCCATCTTTGAGGCGGCCGTGGACCACCCTCTGGTGCAAATCGAGCAGATGATGCCCGTTATCCCCGTAGTCCGCTGCAAGGACTTCGCTCAGGCTATGGCATGGGCTGTGGAGACCGAGCACGACTGCAAGCACTCCGCCTCGATCTGGAGCCGGGACATCTACCGGGTCACCGCCTTCGGCACCGCGGTAAACACCACCATTTTCGTCCAGAACGGCGGCACCATGGCGGCCTTCGGCCTGGGCGGCTCGGGTACCAACGCGCCCACCATCGCCACCCCCACCGGCGAGGGAGTCACCGGGCCTCAGACCTTCACCCGGCGGCGGCGTTTCTGCATGGCCGACGGCGGAAACTACCTGCTGTAA
- a CDS encoding Phosphate butyryltransferase — MKINSFKDLVAAVQAMEIKSRVVVAAAHDDHTLESLIQAQRDGLVKPILVGDEGKIREILAAKQADSAAFEIVPAGSVEECLDKSVALIHQGKANILMKGKLETGQIMKAIIDKKNDLKRGGLISLMGFYTLPTYHKLFAVSDMGMNTYPDLEGKRHIIENAVHVLHALGVEKPKVAVLSAVEKVNPKMPDAVDGGKLKELCESGELAGCVVEGPISFDLATCREAAVIKNYTSPVAGDADLLVVPDIVCGNVLVKCLTGLAGAKTAGLVVGAKVPVILTSRSAEASDKYYSIALAAYTAQNY; from the coding sequence ATGAAGATCAACAGTTTCAAGGACCTGGTGGCGGCGGTACAGGCGATGGAGATCAAGAGCCGGGTGGTCGTGGCCGCCGCGCACGACGACCACACCCTGGAGTCCCTGATTCAGGCCCAGCGGGATGGCCTTGTCAAGCCCATTCTGGTGGGGGACGAGGGGAAGATCCGGGAGATACTGGCCGCCAAGCAGGCCGACAGCGCCGCCTTTGAGATCGTCCCCGCCGGGAGCGTGGAGGAGTGCCTGGATAAGAGCGTGGCCCTCATCCACCAGGGGAAGGCCAACATCCTTATGAAGGGCAAGCTGGAAACCGGCCAAATCATGAAAGCCATCATTGACAAAAAGAACGACCTCAAACGCGGGGGGCTCATCTCCCTCATGGGGTTTTACACACTGCCCACCTACCACAAGCTCTTCGCCGTCAGCGATATGGGCATGAACACCTACCCTGACCTGGAGGGAAAGCGCCACATCATTGAGAATGCCGTCCACGTCCTCCACGCTCTGGGGGTGGAGAAACCCAAGGTGGCCGTCCTCTCCGCCGTGGAGAAGGTCAACCCCAAGATGCCCGACGCGGTGGACGGCGGGAAGCTCAAGGAGCTCTGCGAAAGCGGCGAGCTGGCCGGATGCGTGGTGGAGGGGCCCATCTCCTTCGACCTGGCCACCTGCCGGGAGGCCGCGGTCATCAAAAACTACACCAGCCCCGTGGCCGGGGACGCGGACCTGCTGGTGGTGCCCGACATTGTCTGCGGCAACGTGCTGGTGAAATGCCTCACCGGGCTTGCCGGGGCTAAGACCGCGGGGCTTGTGGTGGGGGCCAAGGTCCCCGTCATCCTCACTTCCCGGTCCGCCGAGGCCTCCGACAAGTACTACTCCATCGCCCTGGCCGCCTATACGGCCCAAAACTACTGA
- the buk gene encoding Butyrate kinase 2: MDKVYRILAVNPGSTSTKTAVFENERQLFSQNVHHDAEKLKEFPEFQDQLPYRKETIEAALSGAGISLESIDVYVGRGGGLVPCLGGTYAVTERLVADASVGASGAPHPAQLGSQICWDYARRYGKSAFVVNPPDTDEYSDLARVTGFSDLYRRSHVHALNHKEVALRYCAKARVKYDGVNLVVCHIGGGVSVAAHQGGRMVDSNDLIGGEGPMMPTRSGSLPAVPLVKLAYSGKYTERELITRINKNGGLIDHLGTADAIEIEKRIAAGDRKAKAVYDAMIYEIAKCVGACACAMKGEVEAILLTGGISHSKYVTAQLAAYTSWIAPVEVLAGEFEMEALAAGALRVMRGAEEARTYTGVPVWSQPE; this comes from the coding sequence ATGGACAAGGTATACCGCATCCTGGCCGTCAACCCCGGCTCCACCTCCACCAAGACGGCTGTATTTGAAAACGAGCGGCAGCTCTTTTCTCAGAACGTCCACCACGACGCGGAGAAATTAAAGGAATTCCCCGAATTCCAGGATCAGCTCCCCTACCGCAAGGAGACCATCGAGGCCGCCCTCAGCGGGGCGGGCATCTCCCTTGAGTCCATCGATGTGTATGTGGGCCGGGGCGGCGGGCTGGTGCCGTGCCTGGGCGGGACCTACGCTGTGACCGAGCGGCTGGTCGCGGACGCGTCGGTGGGGGCCTCCGGGGCGCCCCATCCGGCGCAGCTCGGGTCCCAGATCTGCTGGGATTACGCCCGGCGGTACGGGAAGAGCGCTTTCGTGGTGAATCCCCCCGATACCGACGAGTACAGCGACCTGGCCCGGGTGACCGGGTTCTCCGACCTGTACCGCAGGAGCCACGTTCACGCCCTCAACCACAAGGAAGTGGCTCTGCGCTACTGCGCCAAAGCCCGGGTGAAATACGACGGGGTGAACCTCGTCGTCTGCCACATCGGCGGCGGCGTCTCCGTGGCGGCCCACCAGGGCGGACGCATGGTGGACTCAAACGACCTCATCGGCGGCGAGGGGCCCATGATGCCCACCCGCTCCGGCTCCCTGCCAGCCGTGCCGCTGGTGAAGCTGGCCTATTCCGGGAAGTACACGGAGAGAGAGCTCATCACCCGTATCAACAAAAACGGGGGCCTGATCGACCACCTGGGCACTGCCGACGCCATTGAGATCGAAAAACGCATTGCCGCCGGCGACCGGAAGGCCAAGGCGGTCTATGACGCCATGATTTATGAGATCGCCAAGTGCGTGGGCGCCTGTGCCTGCGCCATGAAGGGGGAGGTGGAGGCCATCCTCCTTACCGGCGGCATCTCGCACAGCAAGTACGTCACCGCCCAGCTGGCAGCTTACACCAGCTGGATCGCCCCCGTGGAGGTCCTGGCGGGCGAGTTTGAGATGGAGGCCCTGGCCGCGGGAGCCCTGCGGGTAATGCGGGGCGCGGAAGAGGCAAGGACCTATACCGGCGTTCCCGTCTGGTCGCAGCCGGAATAA
- a CDS encoding putative Alcohol dehydrogenase (Evidence 3 : Function proposed based on presence of conserved amino acid motif, structural feature or limited homology): protein MEHRFTYLQTCPVYFGEGSAAEAGAKMQALGCRSVLLVCDKNGAKFGLADRVRAGFQDTGITLVQFDDVSPDPADTMVDHCARIARDACLEGVVGVGGGSVLDTAKAVSVLLRNEGSVRDHMKPNLPPNPGAPLILIPTTAGTGSEVTNVGVITHTGKNLKIGVESQATLAILDPTLTYSVPPQVTAETAMDALAHAAECVTGTIANPHADALALEAIRTIVGCLPRAVADGGDAEARRGLCLASSLAGIAFSETMVHVGHAMSQGMGARLHISHGAGCALCLPAALEYAAPAVPGQLAKVAAALGLAVEEGAAPEELGRRVADFLCAFMDRVGIRSLRERGFTREEVVACAEAAMEDFLVDYCPTPVTLENVREMYRRIYEYERKEN, encoded by the coding sequence ATGGAACATCGATTCACCTATCTTCAGACCTGCCCGGTCTACTTCGGCGAGGGCTCCGCCGCCGAGGCCGGGGCAAAAATGCAGGCGCTGGGCTGCCGCTCGGTCCTGCTGGTATGCGATAAGAACGGGGCAAAATTCGGCCTGGCCGACCGGGTGCGCGCCGGGTTCCAGGACACCGGAATCACGCTGGTCCAGTTTGACGACGTAAGCCCCGATCCTGCCGACACCATGGTGGACCACTGCGCCCGGATCGCGCGGGACGCCTGCCTGGAGGGCGTGGTGGGCGTGGGCGGCGGCAGCGTGCTGGACACCGCCAAGGCGGTGAGCGTTTTGCTGCGCAACGAGGGCTCCGTACGCGACCATATGAAACCCAATCTGCCCCCCAACCCCGGCGCGCCCCTCATCCTGATTCCCACCACCGCCGGGACGGGCAGCGAGGTGACCAACGTGGGGGTCATCACCCACACGGGGAAAAACCTGAAGATCGGCGTGGAGAGCCAGGCCACCCTGGCCATTCTGGACCCCACCCTGACCTACAGCGTGCCGCCCCAGGTGACCGCCGAGACCGCCATGGATGCTCTGGCCCACGCCGCCGAGTGCGTCACCGGCACCATCGCCAACCCCCACGCGGATGCCCTGGCCCTGGAGGCTATCCGAACCATCGTCGGCTGCCTGCCCAGGGCGGTGGCCGACGGCGGCGACGCGGAGGCCCGCCGGGGGCTGTGCCTGGCCAGCAGTCTGGCGGGCATTGCCTTCAGCGAGACGATGGTGCACGTGGGCCACGCCATGTCCCAGGGCATGGGGGCCAGGCTCCACATCTCCCACGGCGCGGGCTGTGCGCTCTGCCTGCCCGCCGCGCTGGAATACGCGGCCCCGGCCGTGCCCGGCCAGCTGGCCAAGGTAGCCGCGGCCCTGGGCCTCGCGGTGGAGGAGGGGGCCGCCCCGGAGGAGCTGGGCCGCCGGGTAGCGGATTTCCTCTGCGCCTTCATGGACCGGGTGGGCATCCGCTCGCTACGGGAGCGGGGCTTTACACGGGAGGAGGTGGTGGCCTGCGCTGAGGCGGCCATGGAGGATTTTCTGGTGGATTACTGCCCCACGCCGGTCACGCTGGAAAACGTCCGGGAGATGTACCGGCGGATATACGAGTATGAACGGAAGGAAAATTGA
- a CDS encoding Acetyltransferase, whose amino-acid sequence MNFRLANMDDLPQLKAIYEKIIKKMNKDNIQIWDEIYPCEFFGDDIENNRLYVLVETNEIVSAFALCDSNAGAEYVKWENKHDKALYIDRLGVNVNYTKKGIGSIMLHKAIALAREKGAHYLRLFVVDINEPAVNLYIKNGFVRVPGIYDKKIDGDLVLHEFGFEIKTAM is encoded by the coding sequence ATGAATTTTAGATTAGCTAATATGGATGACCTGCCGCAACTGAAAGCGATATACGAAAAAATAATTAAAAAAATGAATAAAGACAATATCCAAATTTGGGATGAAATCTATCCATGCGAGTTTTTTGGTGATGATATTGAAAATAATCGTCTTTATGTTTTAGTGGAAACGAATGAAATAGTTTCGGCTTTTGCTCTATGCGATTCAAATGCAGGAGCGGAATATGTAAAATGGGAAAATAAACATGATAAAGCACTATATATTGACCGACTTGGAGTTAATGTCAATTATACAAAAAAGGGAATTGGCAGTATAATGCTACATAAGGCGATCGCACTTGCAAGAGAGAAAGGCGCACATTATTTGAGGCTTTTTGTTGTGGATATAAATGAGCCTGCGGTAAACCTCTATATAAAAAACGGGTTTGTAAGGGTTCCTGGAATTTATGATAAAAAAATTGACGGTGACCTTGTATTGCATGAATTTGGATTTGAAATAAAAACAGCAATGTGA
- a CDS encoding PHP domain protein — protein sequence MAQIVADLHTHTLVSGHAYGTIREMAYEANNRGIKLLGISEHAPGIPGTVNPIYYMNLGVIPRTLSGVEIIHGCEINVLNDGKLSLEQRYIDQLDYAIVGIHKHCYQEEGRQKNTENIIECMKHEKVHFVSHPDDDHTPLDYELLVKAAKQYHVALELNNSSLGKVDQRLNCVQNYKTMLALCMEHGVNIIVSSDAHDPSWVGKFDLACNLLDEIKFSEDLILNSSAEKVKAFIK from the coding sequence ATGGCACAGATTGTTGCAGATTTACATACGCACACCTTAGTGAGCGGACATGCGTATGGAACGATACGGGAAATGGCCTATGAGGCAAATAACCGTGGGATAAAGCTATTGGGCATCAGCGAACATGCCCCGGGGATTCCGGGGACGGTAAACCCTATTTATTATATGAATCTTGGAGTAATTCCCCGAACGTTAAGTGGTGTGGAGATCATTCATGGCTGCGAGATAAACGTATTAAATGACGGAAAGCTCTCATTAGAGCAGAGGTATATAGACCAGCTGGATTATGCGATAGTGGGAATACACAAGCATTGTTATCAGGAGGAAGGGAGACAAAAAAACACAGAAAATATCATAGAATGCATGAAACATGAAAAGGTTCATTTTGTGTCTCATCCGGATGATGATCATACGCCGTTGGACTATGAGCTGCTGGTTAAAGCCGCCAAACAGTACCATGTCGCTCTAGAGCTGAATAACAGCTCGCTGGGGAAAGTGGACCAGCGTTTGAACTGTGTTCAAAACTATAAGACAATGCTGGCCCTGTGTATGGAACATGGGGTAAATATCATCGTCAGCTCCGACGCCCACGACCCGAGTTGGGTGGGGAAATTTGATCTAGCATGTAACTTGCTGGACGAAATAAAGTTCAGTGAAGATTTGATTTTGAATAGCAGTGCGGAAAAGGTCAAAGCGTTTATTAAATAG
- a CDS encoding conserved hypothetical protein (Evidence 4 : Homologs of previously reported genes of unknown function) gives MLDFKFDTQLLIAGQGLDEDDINDHITAHFEGDCLLVMGDEDLIKLHFHTNRPWEVLEYCASLGDIHDIVVENMERQENGLQG, from the coding sequence ATGCTGGACTTTAAATTCGACACCCAGCTCCTCATTGCCGGGCAGGGCCTGGATGAGGACGACATCAACGACCATATCACCGCCCACTTTGAGGGGGACTGCCTCCTGGTCATGGGGGACGAGGACCTTATCAAGCTGCACTTCCACACCAACCGCCCCTGGGAGGTGCTGGAATATTGCGCGTCCTTGGGAGATATCCACGATATCGTGGTGGAGAACATGGAGCGCCAGGAAAACGGCCTGCAGGGGTAG
- the guaA gene encoding putative GMP synthase (glutamine-hydrolyzing) 2 (Evidence 3 : Function proposed based on presence of conserved amino acid motif, structural feature or limited homology) encodes MKQDVILVLDLGSEENARLAREIRALGVYSEIHPHDITAADVDAIPNVKGIILNGGPNRIVDGAEIDVAQEIYNYNVPVLLADHKGDDPWPEGEEARKKALGDFVFSVCGAEANWNMENFIADQMELIRRQVGEGKVLLALSGGVDSSVVAALLIRAIGKQLTCVHVNHGLLRKGEPKQVVKVFRDEMDANLVYVDAVDRFLDKLAGVAGPEQKRKIIGAEFIRVFEEEARKLSGIAFLAQGTIYPDIIESGTKTVKAVKSHHNVGGLPEDLQFELVEPLKMLFKDEVRACGKALGLPDGMVYRQPFPGPGLGVRCLGAITRDRLEAVRESDAIMREEFAKSGLEGKVWQYFTAIPDFKSVGVRNNRRTDEWPVILRAVNTVDAMTATVEDVPFALLQKITARITSEVKGVNRVLYDLTPKPTGTIEWE; translated from the coding sequence ATGAAGCAGGACGTGATTTTGGTGCTGGATCTGGGCAGCGAGGAGAACGCCCGGCTTGCCCGCGAGATCCGCGCACTGGGCGTATACAGCGAGATTCATCCTCACGACATCACCGCCGCCGACGTGGACGCGATCCCCAACGTAAAGGGCATCATCCTCAACGGCGGCCCCAACCGGATTGTGGATGGCGCGGAGATCGACGTGGCCCAGGAGATTTATAACTACAACGTGCCCGTCCTCCTGGCCGACCACAAGGGGGACGATCCCTGGCCCGAGGGGGAGGAGGCACGGAAGAAGGCTCTGGGCGACTTCGTCTTCTCGGTCTGCGGGGCGGAGGCCAACTGGAACATGGAGAACTTTATCGCCGACCAGATGGAGCTCATCCGCCGCCAGGTGGGGGAAGGGAAGGTCCTGCTGGCCCTCTCCGGCGGGGTGGACTCCTCGGTGGTGGCAGCTCTGCTCATCCGGGCAATCGGCAAGCAGCTCACCTGTGTGCACGTTAACCACGGCCTCCTCCGCAAGGGAGAGCCGAAGCAGGTGGTCAAGGTCTTCCGGGACGAGATGGACGCGAACCTCGTCTATGTGGACGCGGTGGACCGTTTCCTCGATAAGCTCGCCGGCGTGGCCGGGCCGGAGCAAAAGCGCAAGATCATCGGCGCGGAGTTCATTCGGGTATTCGAGGAGGAGGCCCGCAAGCTCTCTGGCATCGCGTTTCTTGCACAGGGCACGATCTACCCCGACATTATTGAGAGCGGCACCAAGACCGTGAAGGCCGTCAAGAGCCACCACAACGTGGGCGGCCTGCCCGAGGACCTGCAGTTCGAGCTGGTGGAGCCGCTGAAGATGCTCTTCAAGGACGAGGTGCGCGCCTGCGGCAAGGCCCTTGGCCTTCCCGACGGCATGGTCTACCGCCAGCCCTTTCCCGGCCCCGGCCTGGGGGTGCGCTGCCTGGGGGCCATCACCCGTGACCGGCTGGAGGCCGTCCGGGAGTCGGACGCCATTATGCGGGAGGAGTTTGCTAAGAGCGGCCTGGAGGGCAAGGTGTGGCAGTACTTTACCGCCATTCCAGACTTCAAGTCGGTGGGTGTGCGCAACAACAGGCGTACCGACGAGTGGCCCGTCATCCTCAGGGCCGTCAACACCGTGGACGCCATGACCGCCACCGTGGAGGACGTGCCTTTCGCCCTCCTCCAGAAGATCACGGCTCGCATCACCAGCGAGGTCAAGGGCGTCAACCGTGTGCTCTACGACCTCACCCCCAAGCCCACGGGAACCATCGAGTGGGAATAG
- a CDS encoding conserved hypothetical protein (Evidence 4 : Homologs of previously reported genes of unknown function), protein MAQRKKEEVVDGITVKYHANGKTIWSKGKIVNGTADGYWEWYRIDGTIKRSGYFEDGEQVGEWTTYDKEGKPFKVTSMG, encoded by the coding sequence ATGGCTCAAAGGAAAAAGGAAGAAGTCGTGGATGGCATTACGGTTAAATATCACGCTAACGGAAAAACAATCTGGTCAAAAGGTAAAATTGTAAACGGCACAGCAGACGGTTATTGGGAGTGGTACCGCATAGACGGAACAATAAAGCGTTCAGGTTACTTTGAGGATGGCGAACAGGTTGGCGAATGGACAACCTATGATAAAGAGGGTAAGCCGTTCAAGGTTACGTCTATGGGATAG